The DNA window CTTCGGCTGCGCGCCACAGCGGAGGCAGTCCAACGCGGCACTCTAGCGCGAAGGGCCGATTTGACAAGGGAAGGTTCGCGAGAAGTTATTCGGGCGAGGAGCGTTACTGCGGGCTGGTGCTGCGTCTAGGCAAAGAGTTCGGGTTCTTCCCATTAGCCGTTTTGGCGATAGCCACGGTTAACTAAAAGGAACAGCTAACTAAAAGGAACAGCGGCTCGCGCGAAAATGGCCAAACCTGAAATGGAAACTTGACGCACCACCAGGGAACGTGCGAGGAATGACTGTCAGATAGGGATTCGTCGTATCGAGGAAGAATCGACGCCGGTCAGTCGTTCGTCGCTCGCCGGGGCGGGAGGGGGAAAAAGGGGCTTGTGTTGCGCACATACGCCTCATAACCGTCCACGCGACGGCGTAACGAACTCTCCAGCAGGCGTACGCCCGAGACGCGGATCAGCAGGAACGACATCAGCAGCGGCCCCACGATCGTCCACCACCAGGAGTCTGGCTGCACGGCGAAGAAATAGAACCCCCACCACGCCAGGAAGTCGCCGAAGTAGTTGGGATGCCGCGTGTACCGCCACAAGCCGCGATTCATCACGCGACCGCGGTTGGCGGGATCGGCTTTAAAACGGGCCAGCTGGTAGTCGCCGACCGTTTCAAAAAACAGGCCGACAATCCACAAGATCACGCCGATCACCATTCCCGGATACCAGGCCGGATTCTGGCTGACGCCGACCTGGATCGGCAGGCTGATGACCCACATCAGGACGCCCTGCAGGCCGAACACGGTGAACAGGCTCACCAGCGGGAACCACGGGCCATGATGTTCCCGCATTTCGGCATAGCGGTAGTCTTCCGGCTTGCCCATGTTTCGCCAGGCCAGATAACCGGCCAGTCGCAAGCCCCACACGCTCACCATCAACGCCAGCACCAGTTGCTGTGGCGCCAGCCGGCCGCCCGCCCAGAGCGAGACCCAGGCCGTGACGACGAAGCCGCTTCCCCAGAAAATATCGACAATGCTTGCATCGTGCAGCAGCAGACTCAGGAGCCACAGCGAGAAGACCAGGACCAGAATCGCCGTAAGATTAAGGAGCAGAACGTATTCGATCGCCATCGGTTGCCTTCGCCGGCCGAGAGGGTTGACAGGTCCCTATCATGATAGCAAGCAGACAACCCCCGCATCCGTCACTCAGGAACCAGGCGATGAACCTGATGGAACTTGCCGAAACGGGCTTCGTACCGGACTGGCTGATACGCATTGGCATTCGGCGATTGCTGGCGAAACGGAAACAGGCCGTTACCACGAACGATCTGGCGGAGTTCACGGACCAGCTTCGACACAGCCCCCTGGCGGTCGCGACCGACACGGCCAACACGCAGCATTACGAAGTGCCGTCCGCTTTTTTTGAGAAGGTGCTGGGTCCGCGATTAAAGTACAGCTCTTGCTGGTACGAGCAAACGGACGCCACGCTGGCCGAAGCGGAAGAGGCCATGCTCCGCCAGACGTGCCAGCGGGCGGACCTCCGCGACGGCATGCGGGTGCTGGAACTTGGCTGCGGCTGGGGATCGCTCACACTCTGGATGGCGGAGCAGCACCCGGCGTGCGAGATCGTGGCCGTCTCCAACTCCGCCAGCCAGCGCCAGTTTATCGAGCAGCGTGCGCGGGACCGCCGGCTGTTCAATGTCCAGGTGATTACGGCCGACATGCGAGATTTCGATGCGGGCGATACGTTCGACCGGGTCGTGTCGGTGGAAATGTTCGAGCATATGCGAAACTACGAGCTACTGTTTCGCCGCGTGGCAAGCTGGATGAAGCCGGACGGCAAAGCGTTTGTCCATATCTTTTGCCATCGCGATTCGCCCTATCTATTTGAGACCGAAGGGGCGGAAAACTGGATGGGCCGCCACTTTTTTACCGGCGGGATGATGCCCTCAGAAGATCTGTTCGGCCGCTTCTCCGACGACCTGACGATCCAGCAGCAATGGCGGGTCAGCGGCCTGCACTACTGGCGCACCTGCGAGGCCTGGTTAAAGAATCTGGACCAGAATCGGACCGCGATCCGCGATCGCTTCCGGCAGGACTTCTCCGACCGCGAGTCGGATCTCCGCTTGCAGCGCTGGCGGATCTTTTTCCTGGCCTGCGCCGAACTGTTCCGCTATCGTAACGGGGAGGAGTGGTTCGTCGCGCATTACCTGTTCGAACGAACGATCACCCGTCAGCCGCAGCGCCGGGTCGAACACCATGATCGTCTCTCTCAGGTCCGCCCTGGGCCGTTTGGGTAGCGCTTTCTCACTCCGTGGGAAACGATTCTTCGTTGCGAGTTCTGGCGGCTTCTTTGCCCCGCCTTTCACCATTCCGGCAGCCCTTCCTTCATCTGCTGCGTGGCCTCTTTCGGGTCGAACGCGGCCGGGTCGAAGGGGCCGTACCACTCGAGCATGGCATCGTGCTCGCTGTGATCCGGGTCGGTGACGGCGGCGACGAAATCGACGAAACCCCAGACCCCGCCCACATCTTCAGGCGGGCAAGCTCGCTTGCCGCCGGTGCACCGCGGATAACTGACGCCTGGCTCGACCAGGCTCACGGCCTCCAAGGTCACCTTGTGCTCCCAGCCGTCGCCAAAGTCGTACAGGTAGATCAGCTGCTTTTTCGAACCCTGCGGCGCCAAGAGATGGCTGAGACGCACGCCCGCATAATCCATCGCTCCGAGGTCTTGGAAGTCGTCCATAAAGAGCCGCGAGTCCATTAAGCGGAGGTCTCCCACCTCGAACTGGTGCAAATGCGAATTGGTCCAGCCCATGGCGGTTTGAATCAGCTCGTGCAGCTTTCCCAGCGTCACGTCGGTTGTTTCTATCCGCCGCCAGATGGGAGGGGACGCGCCCCGCAGCGTAATCTTCAGGCGATACACTTTCGTGTCGGCAGGCAGCGATTCGGCCGGCGGACGGACGCGGACCCACTCGGTCACCGTGCGGGTAATCCGTTTCCCCTTCCATGGGGGAAGCGTGTCGGGGTCGATCAGGATTTCGATCGAACGGGCGACGCCCGGCTGGCGCCGAATCAGCCCCTTCTTCTCAAGCGTCTTCATCATTTGATTCACCGAAGGCGGCGAGACTCCGACGGCCTCGGCGATCTCCGACTCTGCCGGCGGCAGGCCAAAGCCCTCGATATAACGATGGATGTAGGCCAGATAACGTCCCTGGGTCGGGGTAAAGTCGCTCATGGCAGGTTGGTTCTCGGAATACAGCAGGAATCGCTCTGTCGCAGGGCCCGCGATGTCGGCTCGAAAAAAGGGCTCGCAGGCCGACGCCGGTTTAACCCCATTTACTCACTCTGGCATTCTTCTTGCAAGCCCTTCGAATGCCGCGTTAGAATTTTAACTGGCAGCGACGCGATTCTTTTGATCCGGCGAGGTGTGCATGTGGGGTAGACGAACAACGGCAGCGATGATTCGGGCGATGGCTGTCTGCTTCCTGGCGATCCCGTCAGGACTCTTCGCTGCGGAACCGGAGCTTCGCACCTGGAGTTCGTCCGACGGCCGGTTCTCGACAGAGGCCCGGCTGGTCGCACTGCAGGGCGGCATGGTCACTCTGCAGAAGAGCACCGGCGAAACGATTTCGGCGCCGTTGCGGTCCCTGAGTCTGCAGGATCGCGACTACGTGCTCCAGCGAGAGGACCCGGCCGACCCGGCCGTGGCGCTGTTTCTCAAGGCCCGCACGGAACAACAGCCGCTGGAATATGTTCCGGTGAGCGAGTTTTCCACGGCGCCCCAGCGGCGGATCGACTATCTGGCCGTTTCACGCGACGAATCACGAGCGTTGACCTGCAGCAATCTGCCCGCAGGGACGAGCTTTGTCTGGGATCCGGCGACCGGCGACAAGATCTGCCAGCTGGAGCGCAGTGGGCCGCTGAACGCCGCCGCCCTTGGTCCTGCCGGCAAGATCGCCGTGATCAGCGATTCGACCAGGGTCGAGGTCTTCGATGCGTCCACCGGCAAACGGCGGAACACGTTTCCCGTGCCCCAGGAAGCGCAGGGCGAGATCGTTTCTCTGACCGTCTCCGACGACGCCCAGTGGTACATCGCCATCACGGCGGATCGCCGCATCCTGCGCCATCGCCTGAGCGACGGCCAGGGCCTGGCCTCGCCGCCGGTTCCCCATGAAGGCGGCGGCCGGAGCGAGTATTTCGCCGTCGGACCGCACGGGCAGGCCGTGCTGATGAGCAGCAATCCGGCCATCCTGAATTTGTATCGCGACCAGGGCGACGCCACGAAAGTCGAAACGATCCGGCTGGAGCACAAGGCGGAACCGCACGCCGCGGCCTGGTCGGATTCGATGACGGCGTTTGCCTGCAGCAAACATCAACTGCTGGTTTTCCTGAAGGTTGACGACGGCTGGAAACGCCTGGATCCGATGTGGCTCAGGCTGCAAGACGTCGCCCGGATGGTGATTGCGCCCGATGAAGAAATGGTGGTGCTGCAGGGAGACGGGAAGAAGATCCAGATCTTCGACATCTCGACCGGCGACATCCAGTACGCGGAGGAGCCGGAGCCCCATCTGCCCAAAGTCATCGGCTCCAGCGGGCTCACGCTGTACGCTTCCTACGGCAACCATTTCTGCTGCTGGAAGACGCCCTATCGGGAACAGCCCAAAACCGTCTGGTTCCGTGAGACGAAGGAATTGTTGCGCCAGGGCGAGTTCGAAACGCTCGACAGGCTGGCGGGACTCTGTCTGGCCGATCCCACGCCGTTTTCCTGGGGCGAACTTTCCAAGTTCGATTCGTTTATCGACGCGCTGCTGGCGCCCGTCAACCTGCGCGATTTTGGCGATTTCCACGCCGTCAAACGGACCGCGAAAGCGAAAGCCTGGCGGGAGAAAAATCCAGAATCCATCGCGGCCCGCGTGCTGCTGGCCGGGTATCAGATCAACGACGCCTGGCATGCACGCGGCGACGGCTACGGCGATTCCGTCACGCCCGAAGGCTGGCGGACTTTCCATGCCGGCATCACCGACGCCAAAGAAACCCTGGAGCCAGTCATGCAGGGCGACGATCCGCCCGCCCGCGCTTACTGGTTCCTGTTTATTGTCGCCATGGCCAAAGGCTGGGAAGGCGAACAGATGGCGCCCCTGCTGACCGCCTTCTTCCAGCGCTACCCTGACTACACGGAGGGGCATCAGCTGATCGCCCAGCGTTTGATGCCGCGCTGGGGCGGAGAGGAAGGGGAGACGACCGCCTATATCGAAAAGGTCGCCGATACCATCGGCGGCGAACGGGGCGACATCGCCTATGCCAATATGACCATCGACCAGCTCAAGTTCCACGCGAGCGATAAATTTTTTGAAGAGACCCGCTTCCAGTACGACCGCATGATCCGCGGTCTGCTTGCTCTGGCGCGGAATCCGAATCAAAAATCGTACGCGGTCAACTACGGCATGTTCTTCGCCTGGGTGCAGCGGGATAAAGCGACCGGACTGAAGTTCTACGCCCTGCTCGACGACCCCCGCTACGAAGGGCGGTGGAAGCCCTGGGGCTACGAAGGCCTGTTCGACTACGTGATTCACTGGCTGGAAACCGAAGAGTAGGCCGCCGCCGGAAAGCATGCATCGCGTCAACACCTTGCACCTGCCAGCCAGGCAAGCGTCGTTCCTGAAGACAACAACAAAGCCAACCGCCATGTCGATCCACCAACCCGCCTGCGGCAAGCGTTTCCCCCTCTTCCCCGCCGGAATCTGCCTCGCCCTGCTGATCAGTCTGGCGCCCGCGTCCGCGGCGGAGCCCGTCTGGAAGGGCTGGTCCCCGGAGGCGCCAGCGCCGGCCGTCTTCCCTTTCGACGCGGCCCAGGCCAGAACCCATCAGCAGGCCTGGGCCGAATACCTGCAGGTCCCGGCGACGCAGAACGTCGCTTTGCCCGGCGGAGAGAAAATCCAACTGCAGCTGATTCCGCCCGGCGAATTCCGCATGTACCAGACGTACAAGGAGCCGGAGATCAGCGTCCTGACGCACGCTTTCTGGATGTCGGAAACCGAAGTCACGCAGGCCCAGTGGCAGGCCGTCATGGGCGAACAGGTGCTGCCCGATAAACGCCTGTTCGCGCAGATCAAAGTCGGCCCGCAATACCCGGTGACGTTCCTCCTTGTCGAAGACGTCGTGAAGTTCTGCGACAAGCTCACCCAGCAGATCAAGGCGGCCGGCAAACTGCCCGACGGTTACCAGTTTGATCTGCCGACCTCGGCGCAGTGGGAATTCGCCTGCCGCAGCGGTTCCAACACGCCGTACTACTACGGCGAAGATGCCGCCCAAATGCCGGACTATGCCTGGTTCTTCGACAATGCAGGCGACCCCCAGGCCGAGCATCGCAATTTCCAGAGCCCGCATGCGCACGCCGTCGGTTTGAAAAAACCCAATGCCTGGGGCCTGTTCGATATGTACGGCAACCTGATGGAGCCGTGCCAGGACGAAAACGGCTTTAACCCTGGCGGAATCGATCCGCTCAAACGCCAGGGCGACGGGCCGCGGATCGTTCGTGGGGGGAACTTTATCACCACGTTCGAAAAAATGAGTCTCCGCTATCACCCCGATCTGTGGCGCGGCGCGGCGACCAAATTCCACGGTTTGCGACTGGTGCTGTCACGTCCCCTGATTCCCTCCAGCGACCGTCCGCCGCAGGTCGCCAGTCTGCCCGCACCCGCCCGGCCGCTTCCTCCCACACCAGAGCCCAACAAACCAGAGACTCCCAGGCCGGAGCCCGTCTGGACGGGCTGGCCTGCGGATGCGCCGCCGGCCGCGGTGTTTCCTTTTGACGCCGACCAGGCGAAGGTCCATCAACAGGACTGGGCCGAGTACGCGCAGCAGCCGATCGTCAAAGTCATTCCGCTGGGGAACGACGAACAGATCACCATGATCCTGATTCCTCCCGGCAAGTTCACCCTGGCGCCCGATGTGCGGCTTCGCCGGCAGGCGGAAATCACGGCCGTCATTACGCAGCCGTTCTGGATCGCCGAGACCGAAGTCACGCAGGGACAGTGGGAAGCCGTGATGGGCCCGCAGAAACTTTCCGAACGCGACGCCGCTAGTATCCGGCATGGCCCCAACTATCCGGCCAGCTGCATTCCCAGCGACGACCTGGTTGCCTTTTATCAGAAGCTCGCCGAGAAAGTCCGCACGCTGGATCTGCTGCCGCCTGGCTATGAAATGGATTTCCCGACCGCCGCGCAGTGGGAGTTTGCCTGCCGGGCCGGCACCAACACCGCCTGGTACTTTGGCGACGATCCGCAATTGCTGCCCGAGCACGCCTGGTTCGGCGAACTGGCTGCCAACCCCGAAGACCTTCATATGACTTTTGGGCGACCCCATGCCCAGAAGGTGAAGCTGAAAAAGCCGAACCCCTGGGGGCTGTACGATCTGCTCGGCAATCTGGCGGAAGCGTGCAAGGACAACGAAGACTATCCGTTCGCCGGCGGTATTGATCCGTTCAACTTCAACACGGGGAAACGCCGGATCTGCAGCGGAGCCAGCTTCAACGACCCGCTGGAAAAGTTCCGCCTGGGCTATCACGAACTGTATCCCGGGCGAAACGGCTCTACGATTTGCGGCCTGCGTCCCGTGATGACGCTGCCGGTTCTCTATCGACGGCCGCCGGCGGAGCCGCCGCTGGAAATCCCCGAGCTGGTGGTCAAGCATCCCGACGGCGGCCGCTCCTGGCCGGAGTCCGCCCCGCCCCGGGCCAGCATGCCTTGCGACGCCCAGCAAGCCCGTCGCCTGCAGGAAGCGTGGGCCGCGTATCTGCAGCAGCCGGTCGAGAAAACGGTTGCCCTGCCGCGGAATGAATCGCTCACGCTCCGGCTGATTCCGCCGGGCGACTTCATGATGGGAGCCGCCCCCGAATCGTTCCAGGCCCGTATCGCGGACCAGTATCCGCAGCACCAGGTCTGGATCACCCGGCCGTTCTATCTGGGCAAATTTGAGATCACGCGGCTCCAGTGGAATTCCGTCATGGTGCACCGCTCCGAAGCCAGGCTAAACGGTGATTACCTTCCGCAAAGCGGCCTGACGATGTCCCAGGTCGAAGACTTCCTGGCAGCGCTCAATCAGCACGCTGCGGGCCAGGGCGTCCGGTTTGTGCTGCCCACCGAAGCCCAGTGGGAATACGCCTGCCGCGCCGGTTCGGCCGACCCCTGGAGTTCGGGCGGCGCCGAGGACGACCTGCTTTCGGTCTGCTGGTATCGTTCGTCGATGATTCCCGGCCGACCCGCCCAGGCGCAAGCGGTCGGCCAGCTGAACGCCAACGCCTTCGGCCTGCACGACATGCACGGCAACCTGGGCGAATGGTGTGCGGATCTCTACGCCCGCGACGCCTACCAGAAGGCGTCCGCCAACGATCCGACCGGCCCGTCGTCCGGCCTGGATTACGTGGTTCGCGGCGGCATGCACCAGGAACCGGCCCTGCTCGTCCGGTCCGCAGCCAGGGCGCACGGGTCGCCCGTTGAAGCCAGCACGCGCATCGGCGTTCGCGTCGCTCTCATTTTCCTGGACGAGTAGCGGTCGGAAATCGCGGGATGGTCGACTTTCTGCGTCGGCTGTTTCGCAAAACGACCCAACCAAAAGCGAAAGCAGGCACCCTCGCGTTCCTTAATCGGCCGCCGGGGACGGCTCGGTCAGAGGATCGAGGGAAAGGGCCGCGCGGTAATCCGCCTGGGCGGCGAAGTAATCGAACTGGGCTTCAATCAGAGACAGTTGCGACTCGGTGACGGACTTCTCATAGATGTTCAATTCGACCAGGTTGATGTCGCCGGCGTCGAACTGCAGGCGCCCGAGTACGAGCGTTTCTTTGGCTAACTTCACATTCAATTCTGCACGCTGAATCCGCGCGGCGGCGGCGGCCAGGGCGGACACGGCGTCCTGCACCGCCGCGGCGGTTTTGTCGAGAACGAACTGGCGCTTGGCGGTCAGCTGGTTCAACTTGCCGCGGGCGGCGTTGATTTTCCCCTGGGCTTCCCGCCTTTGAATCGGCAGTTCCCCGTAAAGGCCCGCTTCGAGTTCAAACGGCGTTTTGTCTTTTGTTTTGGTGGCGTCGAAGCCGACGTCTTTCGATGCGAGGATCAGAAAGTCCAGTTTCGGCAAGACCATGTTCTCGGCGTATTCCAGGTCAACCCGCACTTTTTGGATGGCGAATTCAACATCCCGCAACACCGGAGAAGCCGCGATCGCCGCCGAGATATCGGCGGAAAGCATATCGAGATCCGGCTGGGCGGTGGTCGGAAAGGCCTGCGGCAGGCTGGCTCCCGGCGGAATGAGCGGTTGCCCGTCGCGGTTGCGATAGAACAGCGACAGTTTGATCGCCGCCTGCTGCAGTTTGCGTTCGGCTTCTATCAGTTTTGCTTCGCGCGAGGCGATCAGCTGTTCGTTGTTGATGCGAGTAATCTTTTTCAAATCGCCGGCGTCGACCCGCAAGTTAATCTGGCGAACGCGATCCTCTGCGTTCTGCAGCAGTTCGCGCTGGGTTTCGACAGCCTGTCCCGCTGCGACCCACGACCAGTAAGTTTGCGTTGCCTGACGCACGTACTCCAGCATTTCCATCTGTACGGCAGGCTCGACGGCTTGTCGGGCGAGGTCTGCCTGGAACATCTCGGCGCGACGTCGATCAATGTCTCGCCCTTTGAGCAGGGGCGTGCCTAATCCCAGGGAGAATTCGCCGCCTTCATCTGTTTGACGTTCTTTGAACCAGGGTTGAAAATCTCCCCGTCCCAGTTTGTATCCGCTGTACAGATAGCCGCCATTGTAGAGCGGTTGCTCCAGGCTTAATCCATGCCGATAGTTTTCGTAAAAGCCCTGCGGCATGGAGATGCTGAACGCTTTTGCTTTGGTGTCGAATTCCCCGCGGGCGGCCAGCTGCTTCCCCTCGGCGACCTGGCGTTCGCGGTAGGCGCTGACTAACAGGGGATACGCCTGCAGGACGGACACGGTGACATCCGCCAGTTCCAGCGGCGCGTCGCTGCGAGGCGGCAAAGGGGTTGATTCAGCCGGCGCCGGTAAAATCTCTGGCTCAATGACCTGGTGCGAG is part of the Lignipirellula cremea genome and encodes:
- a CDS encoding SHD1 domain-containing protein, with protein sequence MAVCFLAIPSGLFAAEPELRTWSSSDGRFSTEARLVALQGGMVTLQKSTGETISAPLRSLSLQDRDYVLQREDPADPAVALFLKARTEQQPLEYVPVSEFSTAPQRRIDYLAVSRDESRALTCSNLPAGTSFVWDPATGDKICQLERSGPLNAAALGPAGKIAVISDSTRVEVFDASTGKRRNTFPVPQEAQGEIVSLTVSDDAQWYIAITADRRILRHRLSDGQGLASPPVPHEGGGRSEYFAVGPHGQAVLMSSNPAILNLYRDQGDATKVETIRLEHKAEPHAAAWSDSMTAFACSKHQLLVFLKVDDGWKRLDPMWLRLQDVARMVIAPDEEMVVLQGDGKKIQIFDISTGDIQYAEEPEPHLPKVIGSSGLTLYASYGNHFCCWKTPYREQPKTVWFRETKELLRQGEFETLDRLAGLCLADPTPFSWGELSKFDSFIDALLAPVNLRDFGDFHAVKRTAKAKAWREKNPESIAARVLLAGYQINDAWHARGDGYGDSVTPEGWRTFHAGITDAKETLEPVMQGDDPPARAYWFLFIVAMAKGWEGEQMAPLLTAFFQRYPDYTEGHQLIAQRLMPRWGGEEGETTAYIEKVADTIGGERGDIAYANMTIDQLKFHASDKFFEETRFQYDRMIRGLLALARNPNQKSYAVNYGMFFAWVQRDKATGLKFYALLDDPRYEGRWKPWGYEGLFDYVIHWLETEE
- a CDS encoding DUF1295 domain-containing protein, coding for MAIEYVLLLNLTAILVLVFSLWLLSLLLHDASIVDIFWGSGFVVTAWVSLWAGGRLAPQQLVLALMVSVWGLRLAGYLAWRNMGKPEDYRYAEMREHHGPWFPLVSLFTVFGLQGVLMWVISLPIQVGVSQNPAWYPGMVIGVILWIVGLFFETVGDYQLARFKADPANRGRVMNRGLWRYTRHPNYFGDFLAWWGFYFFAVQPDSWWWTIVGPLLMSFLLIRVSGVRLLESSLRRRVDGYEAYVRNTSPFFPLPPRRATND
- a CDS encoding TolC family protein, with the translated sequence MIYHKTWQNFGRAVCAGALLLGCRTPDNKQISVAEGRLAASQAAENQAAASDRPDPVAWSPELQRLPPVAEAAALVVPVSHQVIEPEILPAPAESTPLPPRSDAPLELADVTVSVLQAYPLLVSAYRERQVAEGKQLAARGEFDTKAKAFSISMPQGFYENYRHGLSLEQPLYNGGYLYSGYKLGRGDFQPWFKERQTDEGGEFSLGLGTPLLKGRDIDRRRAEMFQADLARQAVEPAVQMEMLEYVRQATQTYWSWVAAGQAVETQRELLQNAEDRVRQINLRVDAGDLKKITRINNEQLIASREAKLIEAERKLQQAAIKLSLFYRNRDGQPLIPPGASLPQAFPTTAQPDLDMLSADISAAIAASPVLRDVEFAIQKVRVDLEYAENMVLPKLDFLILASKDVGFDATKTKDKTPFELEAGLYGELPIQRREAQGKINAARGKLNQLTAKRQFVLDKTAAAVQDAVSALAAAAARIQRAELNVKLAKETLVLGRLQFDAGDINLVELNIYEKSVTESQLSLIEAQFDYFAAQADYRAALSLDPLTEPSPAAD
- a CDS encoding IS1096 element passenger TnpR family protein, which encodes MSDFTPTQGRYLAYIHRYIEGFGLPPAESEIAEAVGVSPPSVNQMMKTLEKKGLIRRQPGVARSIEILIDPDTLPPWKGKRITRTVTEWVRVRPPAESLPADTKVYRLKITLRGASPPIWRRIETTDVTLGKLHELIQTAMGWTNSHLHQFEVGDLRLMDSRLFMDDFQDLGAMDYAGVRLSHLLAPQGSKKQLIYLYDFGDGWEHKVTLEAVSLVEPGVSYPRCTGGKRACPPEDVGGVWGFVDFVAAVTDPDHSEHDAMLEWYGPFDPAAFDPKEATQQMKEGLPEW
- a CDS encoding formylglycine-generating enzyme family protein, yielding MSIHQPACGKRFPLFPAGICLALLISLAPASAAEPVWKGWSPEAPAPAVFPFDAAQARTHQQAWAEYLQVPATQNVALPGGEKIQLQLIPPGEFRMYQTYKEPEISVLTHAFWMSETEVTQAQWQAVMGEQVLPDKRLFAQIKVGPQYPVTFLLVEDVVKFCDKLTQQIKAAGKLPDGYQFDLPTSAQWEFACRSGSNTPYYYGEDAAQMPDYAWFFDNAGDPQAEHRNFQSPHAHAVGLKKPNAWGLFDMYGNLMEPCQDENGFNPGGIDPLKRQGDGPRIVRGGNFITTFEKMSLRYHPDLWRGAATKFHGLRLVLSRPLIPSSDRPPQVASLPAPARPLPPTPEPNKPETPRPEPVWTGWPADAPPAAVFPFDADQAKVHQQDWAEYAQQPIVKVIPLGNDEQITMILIPPGKFTLAPDVRLRRQAEITAVITQPFWIAETEVTQGQWEAVMGPQKLSERDAASIRHGPNYPASCIPSDDLVAFYQKLAEKVRTLDLLPPGYEMDFPTAAQWEFACRAGTNTAWYFGDDPQLLPEHAWFGELAANPEDLHMTFGRPHAQKVKLKKPNPWGLYDLLGNLAEACKDNEDYPFAGGIDPFNFNTGKRRICSGASFNDPLEKFRLGYHELYPGRNGSTICGLRPVMTLPVLYRRPPAEPPLEIPELVVKHPDGGRSWPESAPPRASMPCDAQQARRLQEAWAAYLQQPVEKTVALPRNESLTLRLIPPGDFMMGAAPESFQARIADQYPQHQVWITRPFYLGKFEITRLQWNSVMVHRSEARLNGDYLPQSGLTMSQVEDFLAALNQHAAGQGVRFVLPTEAQWEYACRAGSADPWSSGGAEDDLLSVCWYRSSMIPGRPAQAQAVGQLNANAFGLHDMHGNLGEWCADLYARDAYQKASANDPTGPSSGLDYVVRGGMHQEPALLVRSAARAHGSPVEASTRIGVRVALIFLDE
- a CDS encoding SAM-dependent methyltransferase, which translates into the protein MNLMELAETGFVPDWLIRIGIRRLLAKRKQAVTTNDLAEFTDQLRHSPLAVATDTANTQHYEVPSAFFEKVLGPRLKYSSCWYEQTDATLAEAEEAMLRQTCQRADLRDGMRVLELGCGWGSLTLWMAEQHPACEIVAVSNSASQRQFIEQRARDRRLFNVQVITADMRDFDAGDTFDRVVSVEMFEHMRNYELLFRRVASWMKPDGKAFVHIFCHRDSPYLFETEGAENWMGRHFFTGGMMPSEDLFGRFSDDLTIQQQWRVSGLHYWRTCEAWLKNLDQNRTAIRDRFRQDFSDRESDLRLQRWRIFFLACAELFRYRNGEEWFVAHYLFERTITRQPQRRVEHHDRLSQVRPGPFG